In one window of Musa acuminata AAA Group cultivar baxijiao chromosome BXJ3-2, Cavendish_Baxijiao_AAA, whole genome shotgun sequence DNA:
- the LOC135631443 gene encoding plasmodesmata-located protein 6-like has translation MMSQNIHLPLPLLVLKCPTTLNSLPLSLLDDYICLLHPTSLSLSLSLSPSHHSTAIYKKQEQQRKKEQDKQEMTELLLIFLFACVASPSASASDGYTDFVYAGCSQPKCTPGSPYQFNVESLLASLANAAAYSSYANFTSTAAASSSPAYGLFQCRGDLPFSDCHSCVRSALSQLSSLCPSAAGAAIQFRGCFLRYGNDSFLGKADTSVLYKKCGPPAGGGYNSDMLGMRDAALADLTSDSARGSYRIGAAGYVQAVAQCVGDQSAKHCEDCLAAAVAELRAACGFAVAGDAYLGKCFARYWSNGVYTSKTDHDDEAGKTLAIIIGLIAGVALIIVLLSFLRKAGNYGKY, from the exons ATGATGTCGCAGAATATTCacctccctcttcctcttcttgttcTTAAATGCCCCACCACACTCAATTCACTGCCTCTCTCACTCCTCGACGACTATATCTGCTTACTACatccaacctctctctctctctctctctctctctctccctctcatcATTCCACTGCTATCTACAAGAaacaagaacaacaaagaaagaaagaacaagaCAAGCAGGAAATGACTGAACTGTTGCTTATCTTTCTGTTCGCTTGCGTTGCTTCACCGTCAGCGTCGGCCTCCGACGGCTACACCGACTTCGTCTACGCCGGATGCTCGCAGCCCAAGTGCACTCCGGGCTCACCCTACCAATTCAACGTCGAGTCCCTCCTCGCCTCTCTCGCCAACGCCGCTGCTTACTCCTCCTACGCCAACTTCACCTCTACCGCCGctgcctcctcctccccggcctaCGGTCTCTTCCAGTGCCGCGGAGACCTCCCCTTCTCCGACTGCCACTCCTGCGTCCGCTCCGCCCTCTCCCAGCTCTCCTCCCTCTGCCCCTCGGCCGCCGGCGCTGCCATCCAGTTCAGGGGCTGCTTCCTCCGCTACGGCAACGACTCCTTCCTCGGCAAGGCCGACACCAGCGTCCTCTACAAGAAGTGCGGCCCCCCCGCCGGCGGAGGATACAACTCCGACATGCTCGGCATGCGCGACGCCGCGCTCGCCGACCTGACGTCGGACTCTGCCCGGGGGAGCTACAGGATCGGCGCCGCGGGGTACGTGCAGGCGGTGGCTCAGTGCGTCGGCGACCAGAGCGCAAAGCACTGCGAGGACTGCctggcagcggcggtggcggagCTCAGGGCCGCCTGTGGCTTTGCCGTCGCCGGCGACGCTTACCTCGGTAAGTGCTTTGCCAGGTACTGGTCCAATGGAGTCTACACGTCCAAGACCGATCACG ATGATGAGGCTGGGAAAACACTGGCAATTATCATTGGGCTCATAGCAGGAGTTGCTCTCATAATAGTCCTCCTTTCCTTCCTCAGAAAAGCTGGAAATTATG GTAAATACTAA
- the LOC103974668 gene encoding THO complex subunit 4D isoform X1 — protein MATSMGMPRDDLIKNRTANQRGRGRGRGRGQGQGRGHGRGDTFRGRGMGMLHRGSLSVNMRPSPYKIAKSFSRTKGMIWRHDLFDDSVVAAGISGIETGTKLYISNLDYGVSNEDIRELFSEVGDLKRYAVHYDRNGHPSGSAEVVYTRRSDAMAALKRYNNVQLDGKPMKIEVIGTNLGLPVTPRVNVVGGPNGRGKRTVVMTPQFGRGASSSFNRASGITRGGFQRGRGRGHLNAISSGRGSGRGHLNAISSGRGSGRGGASARGRGRGRKQNLEKSADELDKELETYHSEAMNTS, from the exons ATGGCCACATCTATGGGAATGCCAAGGGATGATTTGATTAAGAATCGAACTGCTAatcaaagagggagagggagagggagagggagaggccaAGGCCAAGGGCGTGGCCATGGACGTGGTGATACTTTCCGTGGAAGGGGAATGGGCATGCTTCATCGAGGCAGTCTCAGTGTTAACATGCGGCCATCTCCGTACAAAATTGCTAAG TCTTTCAGCAGAACAAAGGGTATGATATGGAGGCATGATCTCTTTGATGATAGCGTTGTAGCTGCAGGCATTTCAGGAATCGAAACTGGCACAAAACTTTACATCTCAAATTTAGATTATGGGGTGTCCAATGAAGATATAAGG GAGTTATTCTCTGAAGTTGGTGACCTCAAGCGTTATGCAGTTCATTATGACAGGAATGGTCACCCTAGT GGTTCAGCAGAGGTTGTATATACAAGAAGAAGTGATGCCATGGCTGCCTTAAAACGATATAACAATGTGCAGCTGGATGGGAAGCCTATGAAAATAGAAGTTATAGGCACTAATCTAGGCTTGCCTGTCACTCCTCGTGTGAATGTTGTAGGTGGTCCAAATGGTAGAGGAAAAAGGACAGTTGTTATGAC CCCGCAATTTGGTCGAGGTGCTTCAAGTTCTTTCAATCGTGCTTCCGG GATAACTCGTGGAGGCTTCCAGCGAGGCCGTGGTCGTGGCCATCTCAATGCTATTTCCAGTGGCAGAGGCAGTGGTCGTGGCCATCTCAATGCTATTTCCAGTGGCAGAGGCAGTGGTCGTGGCGGTGCCAGTGCCAGAGGCCGTGGTCGTGGGAGGAAGCAAAACCTTGAGAAGTCAGCAGATGAGTTGGACAAGGAGTTGGAGACCTATCACTCTGAAGCAATGAATACATCTTAA
- the LOC135631505 gene encoding uncharacterized protein LOC135631505, with protein MDVDSVVHLGGCHCKHVRWQVEAPSSVVAWSCNCSDCSMRGNIHFIVPSSKFKLAADSDKFLTTYTFGTHTAKHTFCKICGITSFYFPRSNPDGVAVTVKCVDAGTLAHVEIRYFDGRNWESSYDQTSIASFSKSDNEGQT; from the coding sequence ATGGATGTAGATTCCGTCGTTCACCTTGGTGGTTGCCACTGTAAGCATGTGAGGTGGCAAGTTGAAGCACCATCAAGTGTGGTAGCATGGAGTTGCAACTGCTCTGACTGTTCCATGAGAGGCAATATCCACTTCATTGTGCCATCATCCAAATTCAAGCTCGCAGCTGATTCTGATAAGTTCCTAACAACATATACTTTCGGAACCCATACTGCCAAGCATACCTTCTGCAAGATATGTGGTATAACTTCTTTCTACTTCCCAAGATCAAATCCTGATGGTGTTGCAGTGACGGTTAAGTGTGTCGACGCTGGTACTCTTGCTCATGTTGAAATTAGGTACTTTGATGGGAGAAACTGGGAGAGTTCCTACGATCAAACTTCCATAGCATCATTTTCAAAATCAGATAATGAAGGACAGACATAG
- the LOC103974668 gene encoding THO complex subunit 4D isoform X3 — MIWRHDLFDDSVVAAGISGIETGTKLYISNLDYGVSNEDIRELFSEVGDLKRYAVHYDRNGHPSGSAEVVYTRRSDAMAALKRYNNVQLDGKPMKIEVIGTNLGLPVTPRVNVVGGPNGRGKRTVVMTPQFGRGASSSFNRASGITRGGFQRGRGRGHLNAISSGRGSGRGHLNAISSGRGSGRGGASARGRGRGRKQNLEKSADELDKELETYHSEAMNTS, encoded by the exons ATGATATGGAGGCATGATCTCTTTGATGATAGCGTTGTAGCTGCAGGCATTTCAGGAATCGAAACTGGCACAAAACTTTACATCTCAAATTTAGATTATGGGGTGTCCAATGAAGATATAAGG GAGTTATTCTCTGAAGTTGGTGACCTCAAGCGTTATGCAGTTCATTATGACAGGAATGGTCACCCTAGT GGTTCAGCAGAGGTTGTATATACAAGAAGAAGTGATGCCATGGCTGCCTTAAAACGATATAACAATGTGCAGCTGGATGGGAAGCCTATGAAAATAGAAGTTATAGGCACTAATCTAGGCTTGCCTGTCACTCCTCGTGTGAATGTTGTAGGTGGTCCAAATGGTAGAGGAAAAAGGACAGTTGTTATGAC CCCGCAATTTGGTCGAGGTGCTTCAAGTTCTTTCAATCGTGCTTCCGG GATAACTCGTGGAGGCTTCCAGCGAGGCCGTGGTCGTGGCCATCTCAATGCTATTTCCAGTGGCAGAGGCAGTGGTCGTGGCCATCTCAATGCTATTTCCAGTGGCAGAGGCAGTGGTCGTGGCGGTGCCAGTGCCAGAGGCCGTGGTCGTGGGAGGAAGCAAAACCTTGAGAAGTCAGCAGATGAGTTGGACAAGGAGTTGGAGACCTATCACTCTGAAGCAATGAATACATCTTAA
- the LOC103974668 gene encoding THO complex subunit 4D isoform X2 yields MESFFVEVLKELYFGTGALSTVTYHQHMTLSFSRTKGMIWRHDLFDDSVVAAGISGIETGTKLYISNLDYGVSNEDIRELFSEVGDLKRYAVHYDRNGHPSGSAEVVYTRRSDAMAALKRYNNVQLDGKPMKIEVIGTNLGLPVTPRVNVVGGPNGRGKRTVVMTPQFGRGASSSFNRASGITRGGFQRGRGRGHLNAISSGRGSGRGHLNAISSGRGSGRGGASARGRGRGRKQNLEKSADELDKELETYHSEAMNTS; encoded by the exons ATGGAGTCTTTTTTTGTTGAAGTGCTCAAGGAGTTGTACTTCGGAACTGGAGCTCTCTCAACAGTAACTTATCATCAGCATATGACATTG TCTTTCAGCAGAACAAAGGGTATGATATGGAGGCATGATCTCTTTGATGATAGCGTTGTAGCTGCAGGCATTTCAGGAATCGAAACTGGCACAAAACTTTACATCTCAAATTTAGATTATGGGGTGTCCAATGAAGATATAAGG GAGTTATTCTCTGAAGTTGGTGACCTCAAGCGTTATGCAGTTCATTATGACAGGAATGGTCACCCTAGT GGTTCAGCAGAGGTTGTATATACAAGAAGAAGTGATGCCATGGCTGCCTTAAAACGATATAACAATGTGCAGCTGGATGGGAAGCCTATGAAAATAGAAGTTATAGGCACTAATCTAGGCTTGCCTGTCACTCCTCGTGTGAATGTTGTAGGTGGTCCAAATGGTAGAGGAAAAAGGACAGTTGTTATGAC CCCGCAATTTGGTCGAGGTGCTTCAAGTTCTTTCAATCGTGCTTCCGG GATAACTCGTGGAGGCTTCCAGCGAGGCCGTGGTCGTGGCCATCTCAATGCTATTTCCAGTGGCAGAGGCAGTGGTCGTGGCCATCTCAATGCTATTTCCAGTGGCAGAGGCAGTGGTCGTGGCGGTGCCAGTGCCAGAGGCCGTGGTCGTGGGAGGAAGCAAAACCTTGAGAAGTCAGCAGATGAGTTGGACAAGGAGTTGGAGACCTATCACTCTGAAGCAATGAATACATCTTAA